A single Sutterella megalosphaeroides DNA region contains:
- a CDS encoding porin: MKKTLAALAVLGAFAGTAAAADVNLYGIIDTGLAYTYDKVTDGAKEDTFGMQSGYNSASRFGLKGTEELGNGLKVGFKLENGFTSDDGNFKYEDRLFGREASLSLMSEFGTISFGRMGGVASSAGTYDLVYSIADSFDGGDNDVLGLQISDRYDNMVTYQSPKFAGVQGTAQYSFKQNSVSGEGTEGTSKVDRYASLALTGDFGPLQLVGAYELSKYANTADEHDETHAFYVGGNYDLQVLKLFALAQYTKAGKNFGSYSDLLGALAPTAEGDEKGIDSYGLHLGTIVPVLGGDLTAGVYYVDGETDTLTNGSVQGSADMTYLGFSARYAYPLSKRTSVYFGAGYAEEKIDPSASITTFEDEYTHKIGQAYAGITHKF; this comes from the coding sequence ATGAAAAAGACTCTTGCCGCCCTCGCCGTCCTCGGCGCTTTTGCCGGTACCGCCGCTGCGGCCGACGTTAACCTCTACGGCATTATCGATACGGGCCTCGCCTACACCTACGACAAGGTGACCGACGGTGCGAAGGAAGACACCTTCGGGATGCAGTCGGGTTACAACTCGGCTTCCCGCTTCGGCCTTAAGGGCACCGAAGAGCTCGGAAACGGCCTTAAGGTGGGCTTCAAGCTCGAAAACGGCTTCACCTCCGACGACGGCAACTTCAAGTACGAAGACCGCCTCTTCGGCCGTGAAGCGAGCCTCTCGCTCATGAGCGAATTCGGCACGATCTCCTTCGGCCGCATGGGCGGCGTCGCTTCGTCCGCGGGTACGTACGACCTCGTCTACTCGATCGCCGACTCCTTCGACGGCGGCGACAACGACGTCCTCGGCCTCCAGATTTCCGACCGCTACGACAACATGGTGACCTACCAGTCGCCGAAGTTCGCGGGCGTTCAGGGGACGGCCCAGTACTCCTTCAAGCAGAATTCGGTCTCCGGCGAAGGCACGGAAGGCACCTCCAAGGTCGACCGCTACGCGTCGCTCGCTCTGACGGGCGACTTCGGGCCGCTGCAGCTGGTGGGCGCCTACGAACTCTCGAAGTACGCCAACACGGCCGACGAGCACGACGAAACGCACGCTTTCTACGTGGGCGGCAACTACGACCTCCAGGTCCTGAAGCTCTTCGCCCTCGCCCAGTACACGAAGGCGGGCAAGAACTTCGGTTCCTACTCCGACCTCCTCGGCGCCCTCGCTCCGACGGCCGAAGGCGACGAAAAGGGGATCGACAGCTACGGTCTCCACCTCGGTACGATCGTCCCGGTTCTCGGCGGCGACCTCACGGCCGGCGTCTACTATGTCGACGGCGAAACCGACACCCTCACGAACGGCTCCGTCCAGGGCTCGGCCGACATGACCTATCTCGGCTTCTCCGCCCGCTACGCCTATCCCTTGAGCAAGCGCACGTCCGTCTACTTCGGTGCGGGCTACGCCGAAGAAAAGATCGATCCGTCGGCTTCCATCACGACCTTCGAGGACGAATACACGCACAAGATCGGTCAGGCTTACGCCGGCATCACGCACAAGTTCTAA
- a CDS encoding RNA-guided endonuclease InsQ/TnpB family protein, which produces MTQGRKFSARFSNDASRYGYLTWSAAQSFIYNEKVREQRYFDSLYRLIDETKRHCQPIRPECCVDRPQPDQKYAHLVDFEEMPWLREVPSMIYGIGAYRFCQASRRMLSGLAGRPKVHPIKESDRVLQLTRKYFAIEPHTRKGWFVLQFGSKQKPGGSILFKAHREFLMPAMVFVKLSARGLSVSFCYEDPKDLECFPETEEEISARLMQYTKDELQKKTIGVDRGVARPVQSSHREAPYGLTKKQLQKIASRERHRKRLQRRLAKAKKGSNNRRKVKRRLGRTYQYQRNVLEDFAHQTSHALVSLEDTWLIVLEALKIDNMVKRPAPEYDEETGRPLKNGASAHAGLAESILKSGWGKVRTYLRYKALKAGKLVLEVDPKNTSRRCPVCGLIDPKNRPSQAVFHCVRCGFEDNADHAAAINIRDRGIDMLLSGLYKPKTRKKLLRTKKAKPSSVKLGPDRADVMPVELTAPDKTEVLSACRR; this is translated from the coding sequence ATGACCCAAGGACGCAAATTTTCCGCACGCTTCTCGAATGACGCCTCCAGGTACGGCTACCTAACGTGGTCGGCCGCCCAGTCGTTCATTTACAACGAGAAGGTGCGCGAACAACGCTACTTCGACAGCCTCTACAGGCTGATCGACGAGACGAAGCGGCACTGCCAGCCGATTCGTCCGGAGTGTTGCGTGGATCGTCCGCAGCCGGATCAGAAATACGCTCACCTTGTCGACTTCGAGGAGATGCCGTGGCTCCGCGAGGTGCCCTCGATGATCTACGGCATCGGCGCCTATCGGTTTTGTCAAGCGTCCCGGCGAATGCTCAGCGGGCTCGCCGGCCGTCCGAAGGTGCATCCGATCAAGGAGTCGGATCGCGTCTTGCAACTGACTCGAAAGTATTTCGCGATCGAGCCGCACACGCGCAAGGGGTGGTTCGTCCTGCAGTTCGGCTCCAAACAGAAGCCCGGCGGCAGCATCCTCTTCAAGGCGCATCGTGAATTCTTGATGCCCGCGATGGTCTTCGTGAAGCTCTCGGCTCGCGGGCTGTCGGTCTCCTTCTGTTATGAAGACCCCAAAGATCTCGAGTGCTTTCCCGAAACGGAAGAAGAGATCTCGGCACGTCTGATGCAATACACGAAGGACGAGTTGCAGAAGAAGACGATCGGGGTGGACCGCGGCGTCGCGCGTCCCGTGCAGTCGAGCCACCGCGAGGCCCCCTACGGCCTTACGAAAAAGCAGCTCCAAAAAATTGCGAGTCGGGAACGCCATCGCAAGCGTCTGCAGCGCCGGCTTGCCAAGGCCAAAAAGGGGAGCAATAACCGTCGCAAAGTGAAGCGTCGTCTGGGGCGAACCTATCAGTACCAACGCAACGTCCTGGAGGACTTCGCTCATCAGACGAGCCATGCGCTCGTGTCGCTCGAAGACACCTGGCTTATCGTGCTCGAAGCGCTGAAGATCGACAATATGGTCAAACGTCCTGCTCCGGAGTACGACGAAGAAACCGGGCGACCGCTCAAGAACGGTGCTTCGGCGCATGCGGGCCTGGCAGAGTCCATTTTGAAGAGCGGCTGGGGGAAAGTCAGAACCTATTTGAGATACAAGGCCCTCAAGGCCGGAAAGCTTGTCCTTGAGGTCGACCCTAAGAACACCTCGCGTCGATGCCCCGTTTGCGGGCTTATAGATCCAAAGAACCGTCCCTCGCAGGCGGTCTTCCATTGTGTGCGATGCGGCTTTGAAGACAACGCGGACCACGCCGCCGCGATCAACATTCGTGATCGCGGGATCGACATGCTTCTGTCGGGGCTCTACAAGCCGAAAACGAGGAAAAAGCTTCTTCGCACGAAGAAGGCGAAGCCGTCTTCGGTGAAGCTAGGCCCGGATCGGGCCGATGTAATGCCTGTGGAGCTGACGGCCCCCGACAAGACCGAGGTCTTGTCGGCATGTCGGCGTTGA
- a CDS encoding response regulator transcription factor: protein MPASAPLTPELLKPLFDADFSDRREQERAASLVRIVDDDEAVRRSLKTMLEIEGFQVADWPSADAFLADPEEAREERPGCLVLDVRMPGMSGLELQNRLAELGRGLPVIFLTGYADVHVAVSSLKAGALDFLMKPVDEDELIAAIDRGLHRDRLRRLGTREERIVEGADSLSEHEVRILVYIHKALTDAQISERTGVSVRTVEGHRAKLYRKFNVHSGEALEAILPDIRDALRKRFPEA from the coding sequence ATGCCCGCTTCCGCACCGCTCACGCCCGAGCTTTTGAAACCGCTTTTCGACGCGGACTTTTCCGACCGACGCGAGCAGGAACGCGCCGCATCGCTCGTTCGCATCGTTGACGACGACGAGGCCGTACGGCGCTCCTTGAAGACGATGCTCGAAATCGAAGGTTTTCAGGTCGCCGACTGGCCGAGCGCCGACGCCTTCCTCGCGGACCCCGAAGAAGCCCGCGAAGAACGCCCGGGGTGTCTCGTGCTCGACGTGCGGATGCCGGGGATGAGCGGGCTCGAACTGCAAAACCGCCTCGCCGAACTCGGGCGCGGTCTCCCTGTCATTTTCCTTACGGGTTACGCGGACGTGCACGTGGCGGTTTCGAGTCTCAAGGCGGGAGCGCTCGACTTTCTGATGAAACCCGTCGACGAAGACGAACTCATCGCCGCGATCGATCGGGGACTCCATCGCGACCGCCTTCGTCGGCTCGGCACCCGCGAAGAACGGATCGTCGAGGGAGCGGATAGTCTCTCCGAACACGAGGTCCGAATCCTCGTCTACATCCACAAGGCGCTCACCGACGCCCAGATTTCGGAGCGTACGGGCGTATCCGTCCGAACGGTCGAAGGGCATCGCGCAAAGCTCTACCGCAAATTCAACGTCCATTCGGGGGAAGCCCTCGAAGCAATTCTTCCCGACATTCGCGACGCGCTCCGGAAGCGCTTTCCCGAGGCGTGA
- a CDS encoding FAD-dependent oxidoreductase produces the protein MSKELSRRSLLKSVGLGGAALAAMGASSVASAKSADGVKWTDTYEVVVVGAGGAGMAAAVKAAQTGAKKIVVLEKLAFAGGNTLLSQGFINAADPVRQPKQGIKDSPENHMKQTLAAGDFRGDPERVRVLCENAYGAITWLESLGMKFKDNVIQIFGALYPRSHVPALPKGQGYGTVLAKAAKDLGVEVKTGMDVVEIIREGGFEGDVLGVQVKNSKGETRYIRATRAVVLAAGGFGANTYLRELHDPRVKGLGTDNLPSMSGQVAMAAVRVGGYLVGMDFIQSTPGAPAGKKMKLLLNFNVNGSIYVDKRGNRIVNEGERRDVIRDAVLGTPERYAYTVCDNENFMSYDEVNRKAIHEGEKINEAWSAPTIRELAEKMGVDPDGLEATIKRYNGFVDAKKDEDFNKTAVNLTKKIEKGPFWACYTGMTVHHTMGGLNTNTKAQCLDWTGAVIPRLYAAGEITGGIHGTNRVGGNAVLDCFVFGQIAGENAAKEAVKA, from the coding sequence ATGAGCAAGGAACTTTCCCGCCGCAGTCTTTTGAAGAGCGTCGGTCTCGGCGGCGCCGCCCTCGCCGCGATGGGCGCCTCGAGCGTCGCTTCCGCCAAGTCCGCCGACGGCGTCAAGTGGACCGATACCTACGAAGTGGTGGTGGTCGGTGCGGGCGGTGCGGGCATGGCCGCCGCCGTCAAGGCCGCGCAGACGGGTGCCAAGAAGATCGTCGTCCTTGAAAAGCTCGCCTTTGCGGGCGGCAACACGCTCCTTTCTCAGGGCTTCATCAACGCCGCCGACCCCGTGCGTCAGCCCAAGCAGGGCATCAAGGATTCGCCCGAAAACCACATGAAGCAGACGCTCGCTGCGGGCGACTTCCGCGGCGATCCCGAACGCGTTCGCGTGCTCTGCGAAAACGCCTACGGCGCGATCACGTGGCTCGAAAGCCTCGGCATGAAGTTCAAGGACAACGTCATCCAGATTTTCGGCGCTCTTTATCCGCGCTCCCACGTTCCGGCTCTTCCGAAGGGCCAGGGTTACGGCACGGTGCTCGCCAAGGCCGCGAAGGACTTGGGCGTTGAAGTGAAGACCGGCATGGACGTCGTCGAAATCATCCGCGAAGGGGGCTTCGAAGGCGATGTCCTCGGCGTGCAGGTGAAGAATTCGAAGGGCGAAACGCGCTACATCCGTGCGACGCGCGCCGTGGTGCTCGCCGCGGGCGGGTTCGGTGCGAACACCTATCTGCGCGAACTCCACGATCCGCGTGTGAAGGGCCTCGGCACCGACAACCTTCCCTCCATGTCGGGTCAGGTCGCAATGGCGGCCGTGCGCGTGGGCGGCTACTTGGTCGGCATGGACTTCATTCAGTCCACCCCGGGCGCTCCCGCCGGCAAGAAGATGAAGCTTCTTCTCAACTTCAACGTGAACGGCTCGATCTACGTCGACAAGCGCGGCAACCGTATCGTGAACGAAGGCGAACGCCGCGACGTCATTCGCGACGCCGTTTTGGGCACGCCCGAACGCTATGCCTACACGGTTTGCGACAACGAAAACTTCATGAGCTACGACGAAGTGAACCGCAAGGCGATTCACGAAGGCGAAAAGATCAACGAAGCCTGGTCCGCTCCGACCATTCGCGAACTCGCCGAGAAGATGGGCGTCGACCCCGACGGTCTCGAAGCGACGATCAAGCGCTACAACGGCTTCGTCGACGCGAAGAAGGACGAGGACTTCAACAAGACCGCCGTCAACCTCACGAAGAAGATCGAAAAGGGTCCCTTCTGGGCCTGCTACACCGGCATGACCGTGCACCACACGATGGGCGGTCTCAACACCAACACGAAGGCTCAGTGCCTCGATTGGACGGGCGCCGTGATTCCGCGTCTCTACGCCGCGGGCGAAATCACGGGCGGCATCCACGGCACGAATCGCGTGGGTGGCAATGCCGTGCTCGACTGCTTCGTCTTCGGCCAGATCGCCGGTGAAAACGCCGCGAAGGAAGCCGTGAAGGCCTGA
- a CDS encoding porin encodes MKKTSAALAVFTALTALTSLSGAASAADVSVYGVVDTGLLYTSRNVILAAETNPDAFTGGRVHGFEMQSGYNASSRIGLKGSEDLGNGLKASFVLENGLFTDDGSMKYDRLFGREALLGLSGEFGTVAFGRTGGVASAAGSFDLVYLTADAFDGGDNLVFGMQASDRYDNTATYQTPKFAGLRGTVQYSFKTDSLDGEGTEGTSKADRYASIAVTGDFGPLQWVGAYELTKYANTDRADDTNAVYLGGNYDAGFAKVFLLAQYTDAGKSFASFVNALEPDAAAGFAGAEHGFDSWGLHVGAIVPVAGGDLTAGVYYVDGETAAVDYIDYTNKQDLTYLGLSARYVYPLSKRTSLYAGAGWAREEVTSTFSLTPGGRPTPSYRLPTDKNTYTQAYAGVTHTF; translated from the coding sequence ATGAAAAAGACTTCCGCCGCTCTCGCGGTTTTCACCGCCCTCACCGCCCTCACCTCTCTCTCGGGCGCTGCGTCCGCCGCCGACGTCTCGGTCTACGGCGTCGTCGACACCGGGCTTCTCTACACGTCCCGCAACGTCATCCTCGCCGCCGAAACGAATCCGGACGCGTTCACGGGCGGGCGCGTGCACGGTTTTGAAATGCAGTCGGGCTACAACGCGAGCTCCCGCATCGGTCTCAAGGGCTCGGAAGACCTCGGCAACGGCCTCAAGGCGAGCTTCGTCCTTGAAAACGGGCTCTTCACGGACGACGGTTCGATGAAGTACGACCGGCTCTTCGGACGCGAAGCCCTGCTCGGCCTTTCGGGCGAATTCGGAACGGTTGCGTTCGGGCGCACCGGGGGCGTTGCGTCCGCCGCGGGATCGTTCGACCTCGTCTACCTGACCGCGGACGCCTTCGACGGCGGCGACAACCTCGTTTTCGGCATGCAGGCCTCGGACCGCTACGACAATACGGCTACCTACCAAACGCCGAAGTTCGCGGGCCTCCGGGGTACGGTGCAGTATTCCTTTAAGACGGATTCTCTCGATGGCGAAGGCACCGAAGGCACCTCCAAGGCCGACCGCTACGCCTCGATCGCCGTGACGGGCGACTTCGGTCCGCTTCAGTGGGTCGGCGCCTACGAACTCACGAAGTACGCCAACACCGACCGCGCCGACGACACGAACGCCGTCTACCTCGGCGGCAACTACGATGCGGGCTTTGCCAAAGTCTTCCTGCTCGCCCAGTACACGGATGCGGGGAAGAGCTTTGCGAGCTTCGTGAACGCTCTGGAACCCGACGCGGCCGCGGGCTTTGCGGGCGCCGAGCACGGGTTCGACAGTTGGGGGTTGCACGTCGGCGCGATCGTTCCCGTGGCAGGCGGCGACCTGACGGCGGGCGTCTACTATGTCGACGGTGAAACGGCCGCGGTCGACTACATCGACTACACGAACAAACAGGATCTCACCTATCTCGGTCTTTCGGCGCGCTACGTCTATCCCCTGAGCAAGCGCACGTCCCTCTACGCGGGCGCAGGTTGGGCGCGTGAAGAAGTCACGTCGACCTTCAGTCTCACCCCCGGGGGGCGCCCCACGCCTTCTTACCGGCTTCCGACTGACAAAAACACCTACACTCAAGCGTACGCGGGCGTAACCCACACGTTCTGA
- a CDS encoding porin, with amino-acid sequence MQKHLLQLAILGAFSVAGAASAADISVYSIVDTGIAYTSKDIRFGSSEAVLTHGNEKSFSMQSGYNEASRFGLKGSETLGNGLTAGFKLENGFSSDDGAMRYDDRLFGREAALFLSGDFGTVAFGRMGGVASSAGTYDLVYAIADAFDGGDNDVFGLQASDRYDNTATYQTPKFSGLQATLQYAFKTDGVKGEGTEGTSKADRYASAALTGDFGPLQWVGAYELTKYANTDRHEDTHIFYAGGNYDFGVARVFALAQYAKASKSFATFENAFADEVASGVPGAEKGIDGFGAHLGTIVPLFGGDLTAAAYYAEGESETLGYDFYAVQGDFSYLGFSARYVYPLSKRTSLYAGAGLAREKSTANTDYGAYSDTNRYTQAYAGLTHRF; translated from the coding sequence ATGCAAAAGCATCTTCTCCAACTCGCAATTCTCGGCGCCTTCTCGGTTGCCGGGGCGGCCTCCGCGGCCGACATTTCGGTTTACAGCATTGTCGATACGGGTATCGCCTACACGTCGAAAGACATTCGTTTCGGCTCGTCCGAAGCCGTACTCACGCACGGCAACGAAAAAAGCTTTTCAATGCAATCGGGCTACAACGAAGCGTCGCGCTTCGGTCTCAAGGGCTCGGAAACGCTCGGCAACGGCCTCACCGCAGGCTTCAAGCTTGAAAACGGCTTTTCGTCCGACGACGGCGCGATGCGGTACGACGATCGGCTCTTCGGACGCGAGGCGGCCCTTTTCCTCTCGGGCGACTTCGGTACCGTCGCATTCGGCCGCATGGGCGGGGTCGCCTCCTCCGCGGGCACGTACGACCTCGTCTACGCGATTGCGGACGCCTTTGACGGCGGCGACAACGACGTCTTCGGTCTTCAGGCTTCGGACCGTTACGACAACACGGCGACCTACCAAACGCCGAAGTTCTCGGGGCTGCAGGCCACGCTTCAATACGCCTTCAAAACGGACGGAGTGAAGGGCGAGGGTACCGAAGGTACCTCGAAAGCAGACCGTTACGCCTCGGCCGCCCTGACGGGCGACTTCGGTCCCCTGCAGTGGGTCGGCGCCTACGAACTCACGAAGTACGCCAACACCGACCGCCACGAGGATACCCACATTTTCTATGCGGGCGGCAACTACGACTTCGGGGTTGCTCGTGTTTTTGCACTCGCGCAGTACGCGAAGGCGTCGAAGAGCTTCGCCACCTTCGAAAACGCCTTTGCCGACGAAGTCGCGAGCGGAGTTCCCGGGGCCGAGAAAGGCATCGACGGCTTCGGGGCGCACCTCGGCACGATCGTTCCCCTCTTCGGAGGCGACCTGACGGCTGCGGCCTACTATGCCGAGGGCGAAAGCGAAACGCTCGGGTACGATTTCTACGCGGTTCAAGGCGACTTCTCGTACCTCGGGTTTTCGGCCCGCTACGTCTATCCTTTGAGCAAGCGCACGTCGCTTTACGCCGGGGCGGGCCTCGCGCGTGAAAAGTCGACCGCCAACACGGATTACGGCGCCTACTCGGATACGAACCGCTACACCCAGGCGTACGCGGGTCTCACGCACCGCTTCTGA
- a CDS encoding porin translates to MKKTLAALAVLGAFAGSAAAADVTVYGVVDTGLAYTYENSELGVSDTGFTEGTNGSENQFGMQSGYNSSSRFGIKGTEDLGNGLKVGFKLENGFSSDDGTLGQSGRLFGRESSLSLMSEFGTISFGRMGGVASSAGTYDIVYSIADSFDGGDNDVLGLNISDRYDNMVTYQSPKFAGVQGTVQYSFKQDNKSDTDTGDEGTSKVNRYASFALTGDFGPLQMVGAYELTKYANTDNHDETHAFYLGGNYDFQVLKLFAMAQYTKAAKDFGTLEDPLSVIGNLAGTEKGIDSYGLHLGTIVPAFGGDFTAAVYYVDGETDTIADVLSADATYLGVSARYVYPLSKRTSIYAGAGYAEEKIDSNVGPVSATDKNKLGQAYAGITHTF, encoded by the coding sequence ATGAAAAAGACTCTTGCCGCTCTCGCCGTTCTCGGCGCTTTTGCCGGCTCCGCCGCTGCTGCCGATGTTACCGTCTATGGCGTCGTTGACACCGGCCTTGCCTACACCTACGAAAACTCCGAACTCGGCGTGTCCGATACCGGCTTCACCGAAGGCACGAACGGCAGCGAAAACCAGTTCGGCATGCAGTCGGGCTACAACTCGTCCTCGCGCTTCGGCATCAAGGGCACGGAAGACCTCGGCAACGGCCTTAAGGTCGGTTTCAAGCTCGAAAACGGCTTCAGCTCCGACGACGGCACGCTCGGCCAGAGCGGCCGCCTCTTCGGTCGTGAATCGAGCCTCTCCTTGATGAGCGAATTCGGCACGATCTCCTTCGGTCGCATGGGCGGTGTGGCTTCGTCCGCCGGCACCTACGACATCGTCTACTCGATCGCCGACTCCTTCGACGGCGGCGACAACGACGTCCTCGGTCTCAACATCTCCGACCGCTACGACAACATGGTGACCTACCAGTCGCCGAAGTTCGCGGGCGTCCAGGGCACGGTTCAGTACTCCTTCAAGCAGGACAACAAGTCTGATACCGACACGGGCGACGAAGGCACCTCCAAGGTCAACCGCTACGCCTCGTTCGCTCTGACGGGCGACTTCGGCCCCCTCCAGATGGTCGGCGCCTACGAACTCACGAAGTACGCCAACACCGACAACCACGACGAAACGCATGCCTTCTACCTCGGCGGCAACTACGACTTCCAGGTTCTGAAGCTCTTCGCCATGGCCCAGTACACGAAGGCCGCCAAGGACTTCGGTACCCTTGAAGATCCGCTTTCCGTTATCGGCAACCTCGCCGGCACCGAAAAGGGCATCGACTCTTACGGTCTCCATCTCGGCACGATCGTCCCCGCCTTCGGCGGCGACTTCACGGCTGCGGTCTACTACGTTGACGGCGAAACCGACACCATTGCGGACGTGCTTTCCGCCGACGCCACCTACCTCGGCGTCTCCGCCCGCTACGTCTACCCGCTCAGCAAGCGCACTTCCATCTACGCCGGTGCCGGCTATGCTGAAGAAAAGATCGACTCCAACGTCGGCCCCGTCAGCGCTACCGACAAGAACAAGCTCGGTCAGGCTTACGCCGGTATCACGCACACGTTCTAA
- a CDS encoding porin family protein produces the protein MPLAAGDLTVGVYYAEGDTSTLHSAWGRGWAETSYVGLSARYAYPLSKRTSLYAGAGYAEEKIDLKNDAGTNRNTNTVGQAYAGITHTF, from the coding sequence GTGCCCCTGGCTGCGGGCGACCTGACGGTCGGCGTCTACTACGCCGAGGGCGACACCTCCACGCTCCATAGCGCTTGGGGCCGCGGCTGGGCCGAAACCTCCTACGTCGGTCTTTCCGCCCGCTACGCTTATCCCTTGAGCAAGCGCACCTCGCTCTACGCGGGCGCGGGCTATGCCGAAGAAAAGATCGACCTCAAGAACGACGCCGGCACGAACCGCAACACGAACACGGTCGGTCAGGCGTACGCCGGCATCACCCACACGTTCTGA
- the trhA gene encoding PAQR family membrane homeostasis protein TrhA: MTDVARRETKAGNGNSETPRAEYAPSSRSAKQRRGVHLPVYSRGEETANAVTHGLAALLSIAGLVVMVVEAVATGKSAVVIASSALFGATMVILYLVSTLYHAIPNRRAKRILQIFDHSAIYLLIAGSYTPFCLITLGGVTGWALFFVVWGIALAGAIFQPFLMKAADWINCLLYLGLGWCVIFVLKPLVEALPWGGLALLAGGGVAYSAGVVFYLWEKLPFNHAIWHVFVLAGTALQFFAVLFYVIPSPIGA; encoded by the coding sequence ATGACGGATGTTGCCCGAAGAGAAACGAAAGCAGGGAACGGGAATAGCGAGACCCCGCGGGCGGAATACGCTCCTTCGAGCCGATCCGCCAAGCAGCGCCGCGGCGTGCACCTTCCCGTCTACAGTCGCGGCGAAGAGACCGCGAATGCCGTGACGCACGGTTTGGCGGCGCTCCTTTCGATTGCGGGCTTGGTCGTTATGGTCGTCGAGGCGGTCGCGACGGGAAAGAGCGCGGTCGTCATTGCGAGTTCCGCCTTGTTCGGCGCGACCATGGTGATTCTCTACCTCGTCTCGACCCTCTACCACGCGATTCCGAATCGACGCGCAAAGCGCATTCTGCAGATTTTCGACCACAGCGCGATCTACCTTCTCATCGCGGGCTCCTACACGCCTTTTTGCCTCATCACGCTCGGGGGCGTCACCGGCTGGGCGCTCTTTTTCGTCGTCTGGGGGATCGCGCTTGCGGGAGCGATCTTCCAACCCTTCCTCATGAAGGCCGCCGACTGGATCAATTGTCTCCTCTACCTCGGGCTCGGCTGGTGCGTGATTTTCGTTCTGAAGCCCCTCGTGGAGGCTCTCCCCTGGGGCGGGCTCGCGCTCCTTGCGGGCGGGGGCGTAGCCTACAGCGCAGGGGTGGTCTTTTACCTCTGGGAGAAGCTCCCCTTCAACCATGCCATCTGGCACGTGTTCGTCCTTGCGGGCACGGCGCTCCAATTCTTTGCGGTGCTCTTTTACGTGATCCCGAGCCCGATCGGGGCCTGA
- a CDS encoding porin, whose amino-acid sequence MQSGYNSGSPFGLRGTEDLGNGLKVGFKLENGFSSDDGNFKYEDRLFGREASLSLISEFGTFSFGRMGALGAAAGTYDVVYAIGDAFDGGDNDVFGMHSSSRYDNMVTYQSPKFAGVQATAQYSFKQNSVSGSGDEGTSKVDRYAGLAVTGEFGPLQTVAAYELTKYANTKDAHDETHAFYLGGNYDLQVMKLFAMAQYTKADKNFGTFENPLSGAQFAGTEGIEKGIDSYGLHLGTIVPVAGGDFTAAVYYVDGETDTLRNADGQGSAEATYLGLSARYVYPLSKRTSVYVGAGYAEEKADLKDEAGKESYTNKIGQAYAGITHTF is encoded by the coding sequence TCCCCCTTCGGCCTCCGCGGCACGGAAGACCTCGGTAACGGCCTCAAGGTCGGCTTCAAGCTCGAAAACGGCTTCTCCTCCGACGACGGCAACTTCAAGTACGAAGACCGCCTCTTCGGCCGTGAAGCCAGCCTCTCGCTCATCAGCGAATTCGGCACGTTCTCCTTCGGTCGCATGGGCGCCCTCGGCGCCGCTGCCGGTACGTACGACGTGGTCTACGCGATCGGCGACGCCTTCGACGGCGGCGACAACGACGTCTTCGGCATGCACTCGTCCTCCCGCTACGACAACATGGTGACCTACCAGTCGCCGAAGTTCGCCGGCGTCCAGGCCACGGCCCAGTACTCCTTCAAGCAGAACTCGGTTTCGGGCTCCGGTGATGAAGGCACCTCCAAGGTCGACCGCTACGCCGGTCTCGCCGTGACGGGCGAATTCGGTCCCCTCCAGACCGTCGCCGCTTACGAACTTACGAAGTACGCCAACACGAAGGACGCTCACGACGAAACGCACGCCTTCTACCTCGGCGGCAACTATGACCTCCAGGTGATGAAGCTCTTCGCCATGGCCCAGTACACGAAGGCCGACAAAAACTTCGGCACCTTCGAAAACCCGCTCTCCGGCGCTCAGTTCGCCGGTACTGAAGGCATCGAAAAGGGCATCGACTCCTACGGCCTCCACCTCGGTACGATCGTCCCCGTTGCCGGCGGCGACTTCACGGCTGCCGTCTACTACGTCGACGGTGAAACCGACACGCTCCGCAATGCTGATGGCCAAGGTTCCGCCGAAGCCACCTACCTCGGTCTCTCCGCCCGCTACGTCTACCCGCTCAGTAAGCGCACCTCCGTCTACGTGGGCGCGGGCTATGCTGAAGAAAAGGCCGACCTGAAGGATGAAGCCGGCAAGGAATCCTACACGAACAAGATCGGCCAGGCTTACGCTGGTATCACCCACACGTTCTAA